One window from the genome of Blastocatellia bacterium encodes:
- a CDS encoding bi-domain-containing oxidoreductase: MKQVVQNFKTGELKVEELPPPVLRHGGVLVRTAYSLISAGTERTTVATAQSSLIGKARQRPDLVKQVLDSVRREGLVNTYEKVMARLETVKALGYSTAGTVIEVGEGVTGFRVGDQVACAGAGYASHAEINFIPENLCTLLPAGVSLDYAAYTTLGAIAMQGIRQAKVQLGENVVVIGLGLIGQLTIQMLVAAGCRILGIDLDQTTVELALKSGAHQAVNRSEDVHKIVENFTQGRGADSIILTASTNSNDPVKLAGEIARDRARVVVVGAVKMDIPREHYYMKELELCLSRSYGPGRYDPSYEEYGQDYPIGYVRWTEKRNMEEFLRLVADKKINLDLLTTHRFEVEKASDAYDLILGKTGERCCGVLLKYPEKSEIISKIPTRYAAKLGQKTKSEIGIGFIGAGNFATASLLPYLRSSKGVILTGIANSTGVSAKNTAERFRFLFSSTDAKEVINHDSTDCVFIATRHGTHAELVCNTLKAGKSVFVEKPLCLTESELKEIIKIQQQSGKAILVGFNRRFSPLAVQLKQAFGRKTSPYSMIYRVNAGFIPKDSWIQDPLQGGGRIIGEVCHFIDLMQFFVDAEPTQVFAQCIKTLSDKEVDQDSVMINITFSDGSIGTVHYLAIGDKSFPKERLEVFGAGAVAVLDDFKTASFTKNGSTSKFSSSAQDKGHRSEVESFVVGMLKNVAAPIELKSLYLTTLTTFRALESLRTGTALSINLSLLEDKTTN, from the coding sequence ATGAAACAAGTCGTCCAAAACTTCAAAACTGGAGAATTAAAAGTAGAAGAACTTCCTCCACCAGTGCTACGTCATGGAGGGGTGTTAGTTAGAACTGCTTATTCTTTAATTAGTGCTGGAACAGAGCGAACCACAGTTGCTACAGCACAAAGCTCATTAATTGGTAAAGCTCGTCAACGACCTGATTTAGTCAAACAAGTTTTAGATAGCGTTCGCCGTGAAGGGCTAGTAAATACTTATGAAAAAGTAATGGCCCGTCTTGAGACAGTCAAGGCACTTGGCTATAGCACGGCTGGAACCGTGATAGAAGTCGGCGAAGGTGTAACAGGTTTTCGTGTTGGCGACCAAGTAGCCTGTGCCGGTGCTGGCTATGCTTCTCATGCTGAAATAAATTTTATCCCAGAGAATTTATGCACATTGTTACCAGCAGGAGTTTCCCTAGATTATGCTGCTTATACAACTTTAGGTGCAATTGCAATGCAAGGCATTCGTCAAGCTAAAGTACAACTTGGCGAAAATGTTGTAGTAATTGGTTTAGGACTAATTGGACAGTTGACTATACAAATGTTAGTTGCTGCTGGTTGCAGGATTTTAGGAATAGACTTGGATCAAACAACAGTAGAATTAGCCTTAAAAAGTGGCGCACATCAAGCCGTTAACCGTTCTGAAGATGTACATAAAATAGTAGAAAATTTTACTCAAGGTCGAGGTGCTGACAGCATAATTCTTACAGCTAGCACTAATAGTAATGATCCTGTAAAGCTTGCAGGTGAAATTGCTCGTGATCGGGCCAGAGTCGTTGTTGTGGGAGCAGTTAAAATGGATATCCCACGAGAACATTACTATATGAAGGAATTAGAGCTTTGTTTATCTCGTTCTTATGGCCCTGGTCGTTATGACCCTAGTTATGAAGAATATGGACAGGACTATCCTATTGGCTATGTTCGTTGGACAGAAAAACGCAACATGGAGGAGTTCCTTAGACTCGTTGCAGATAAAAAAATAAACCTAGATCTACTTACTACACATCGTTTTGAAGTAGAAAAAGCCTCAGATGCTTATGATTTAATTTTAGGAAAAACCGGTGAGCGATGTTGTGGAGTGCTTCTTAAATATCCAGAAAAAAGTGAAATTATAAGTAAAATACCTACTCGTTATGCGGCTAAACTTGGTCAAAAGACAAAAAGCGAAATAGGAATTGGTTTTATTGGGGCAGGTAATTTTGCTACTGCTAGTTTGCTTCCTTATTTACGCAGTTCTAAAGGAGTTATATTAACAGGAATTGCCAATTCTACAGGGGTTTCAGCTAAAAATACTGCTGAAAGATTTCGTTTTTTATTTTCTAGCACAGATGCAAAAGAAGTAATAAATCATGACTCTACAGATTGTGTTTTTATTGCAACAAGACATGGAACACACGCCGAACTAGTTTGCAACACATTAAAAGCAGGAAAAAGTGTTTTTGTAGAAAAACCTCTTTGTTTAACAGAAAGCGAACTAAAAGAAATTATTAAAATTCAACAGCAGTCAGGAAAAGCTATTCTTGTTGGGTTTAATCGTCGTTTTTCTCCTTTAGCTGTACAGCTAAAACAAGCTTTTGGTCGCAAAACCTCTCCTTATTCAATGATTTATCGAGTTAATGCTGGTTTTATTCCAAAAGATAGCTGGATTCAAGACCCGCTACAAGGTGGAGGAAGAATAATTGGGGAAGTATGTCATTTTATTGATTTAATGCAGTTTTTTGTTGATGCTGAACCTACACAAGTTTTTGCTCAATGTATAAAAACCCTTTCAGACAAGGAAGTTGACCAAGATTCAGTAATGATAAACATTACTTTTTCTGATGGCTCAATAGGGACAGTTCATTATTTAGCAATTGGAGATAAGTCTTTTCCCAAAGAACGTTTAGAAGTGTTTGGAGCAGGTGCTGTAGCCGTCCTAGATGATTTTAAGACAGCTAGTTTTACTAAAAATGGTAGTACCAGTAAATTTTCTTCCTCGGCTCAAGATAAAGGTCATCGTAGTGAAGTAGAAAGCTTTGTTGTAGGGATGTTAAAAAACGTAGCTGCCCCTATTGAGTTAAAGTCTTTATATTTAACAACTTTAACAACTTTTCGGGCTTTAGAAAGCTTACGAACTGGTACAGCTTTATCTATTAACTTGTCTTTATTAGAAGACAAAACAACCAACTAA
- a CDS encoding KH domain-containing protein: MRRNPRFGKTDISYREPRMERPPTRRRHRLKELLEFLIITLVDSKDDVAVTERERQGKFYYNIKVAKTDMGKLLGRGGKTISTIRTILKVAAAKADVDAIIDVDED; the protein is encoded by the coding sequence ATGCGTAGAAACCCGCGATTTGGTAAAACAGATATCTCCTATAGAGAACCTCGAATGGAACGCCCACCAACACGCCGCCGCCATCGATTAAAAGAATTATTAGAATTTTTAATCATCACCCTAGTTGATAGTAAAGATGATGTAGCAGTAACAGAACGAGAAAGACAGGGTAAGTTTTATTACAATATCAAGGTAGCAAAGACGGATATGGGGAAACTCTTAGGCCGAGGTGGAAAAACCATTAGCACTATCCGAACTATCTTAAAAGTTGCTGCTGCTAAAGCAGATGTAGATGCTATTATTGATGTAGATGAGGACTAG
- a CDS encoding TonB-dependent receptor, which produces MPQFLELRKFWLSIAVILIFAGAAFGQAGSTTASLTGTVIDEQKAIIPGAVITARNLQTNLTRETQASEDGSYSLPQLPPGLYEISVQASGFSNNMTRMELILGRNSLYDFTMRVSGEANLVIVEASSLLDQGKTESSTNNGRQRIDNLPINRRNFLDFSLTSPRVTPDRTPQQGVAATSGISFNGLPARQNNITIDGLDNNDPGPGTVRSTFSQDAVQEFQVVSDGYSAEFGKALGGVVNIVTRGGSNEVHSTLFFLNRNDSLSARNAFANVNPEFKQYQFGATLGGPIKKDKAFFFTSFERLSIKQNSVVAISDATVQSAFREGFPIANGPVPFGVGTTTFLARGDVKASPNNTLYFRYNYGGTFNGAGEPFGELITGSQVANTNAGVQNLQDNNFAFSNTYINPGLNLVNETRFLYARRNQDLDPIDPTGPQINIVAPEGLVVFGRGTLLPQPKKTRTYQILNNVTLSRGRQTVKFGVDFTYVDVPLFRVPIFPGGFATFVPLDLTGLGGPVLTGLQAFDQSLRTPQQKAALTNLAQQLPNIVPGFPVLPLATMGIPAAFAQGFLASNASGVVSRSKTFSTFIQDDIKIRPNFLLKLGLRYDINKTSFLADNNGNVSPRIGLSFRPAKLEKLHFRASYGLFFATPLFGPATVGQNTSSGALKIPVIPFPLSLLFYSLPGKRLPDGDTIPPGVPFTPQLSLEFRNDPGMRAAYTQQVNAGFDYFLDRNTALIVNYDYVRGIKIFSQRNINPIVRPIPG; this is translated from the coding sequence ATGCCTCAGTTTTTAGAGCTAAGGAAATTTTGGCTCTCTATTGCTGTGATTTTAATTTTTGCTGGAGCCGCCTTTGGACAAGCAGGCTCAACTACTGCAAGTTTAACAGGTACAGTAATTGACGAGCAAAAAGCTATAATTCCTGGTGCTGTAATAACAGCACGAAATCTACAAACAAACCTTACCCGTGAAACTCAAGCTAGCGAAGATGGAAGCTATTCACTACCACAACTTCCCCCAGGCTTATATGAAATTTCTGTCCAAGCATCAGGATTTTCCAATAATATGACTCGTATGGAGTTAATTTTAGGTAGAAATTCACTGTATGATTTTACTATGCGTGTTTCTGGAGAAGCTAATTTAGTAATTGTTGAAGCTAGCAGTTTACTAGATCAAGGAAAAACTGAAAGTAGCACAAACAACGGTCGGCAAAGAATAGATAATCTACCAATTAACCGCCGTAATTTCTTAGATTTTTCTTTAACCTCGCCTCGTGTAACGCCAGATCGCACACCTCAACAAGGCGTTGCTGCTACATCAGGAATTTCCTTTAATGGCCTTCCTGCACGTCAAAATAATATTACAATTGACGGTTTAGACAATAATGACCCAGGCCCTGGAACTGTTCGTTCAACATTTAGCCAAGACGCTGTACAGGAATTTCAAGTTGTTTCTGATGGCTACTCAGCAGAATTTGGTAAAGCCTTGGGTGGAGTCGTCAATATTGTGACTCGTGGCGGAAGTAATGAAGTTCATAGCACTTTATTTTTCCTTAACCGAAATGATTCTTTAAGTGCGCGAAATGCCTTTGCTAATGTAAATCCTGAATTTAAGCAATATCAATTTGGTGCAACTTTAGGCGGCCCTATAAAGAAAGATAAAGCGTTTTTCTTTACTTCATTTGAAAGACTTTCTATTAAGCAAAATAGCGTAGTTGCTATTAGTGATGCAACAGTCCAGTCAGCTTTTCGAGAAGGTTTTCCAATTGCTAATGGCCCAGTACCTTTTGGTGTTGGAACAACAACATTTTTAGCTCGTGGAGATGTTAAAGCTTCGCCCAATAACACTCTTTATTTTCGCTACAACTATGGTGGAACATTTAACGGTGCTGGAGAGCCTTTTGGCGAGTTAATTACTGGTTCACAAGTAGCTAATACAAATGCTGGCGTACAGAATTTACAGGATAATAATTTTGCTTTTAGTAACACATATATTAATCCAGGCTTAAATTTAGTTAATGAAACTCGGTTTCTTTATGCACGTCGCAACCAAGATTTAGATCCAATTGACCCAACTGGCCCACAAATTAACATTGTAGCACCTGAAGGTTTAGTAGTTTTTGGACGTGGAACATTACTTCCACAACCAAAGAAAACTCGTACTTATCAAATACTTAATAATGTCACCTTAAGTCGTGGTCGTCAAACGGTTAAATTTGGCGTAGATTTTACCTATGTTGATGTACCGCTTTTTAGAGTACCTATTTTTCCAGGTGGATTTGCTACCTTTGTACCACTAGATTTAACTGGATTAGGTGGCCCGGTACTTACAGGTTTACAAGCCTTTGATCAATCCTTACGTACACCACAACAAAAAGCAGCCCTTACAAATCTTGCTCAGCAACTACCAAATATAGTCCCTGGTTTTCCTGTGCTGCCTTTAGCAACTATGGGAATACCTGCTGCATTTGCACAAGGATTTTTAGCTAGCAATGCTAGCGGCGTTGTTTCTCGTTCTAAAACTTTTTCTACTTTTATTCAAGACGATATAAAAATCCGACCTAATTTCTTGCTTAAATTAGGTTTACGCTATGATATTAATAAAACTAGCTTTTTAGCAGATAACAACGGCAATGTTAGCCCACGTATTGGTTTATCTTTTAGACCCGCTAAGCTTGAAAAACTCCATTTTCGTGCATCTTATGGGCTATTTTTTGCTACTCCATTATTTGGCCCTGCTACAGTAGGACAAAACACCAGTTCAGGAGCATTAAAAATCCCTGTTATTCCTTTTCCACTCTCACTACTTTTCTATTCTTTACCAGGAAAACGGCTTCCTGATGGGGATACTATCCCGCCAGGTGTACCATTTACTCCACAGTTAAGTTTAGAATTTCGTAACGATCCTGGTATGCGTGCAGCATACACCCAACAAGTTAATGCTGGATTTGATTATTTCCTAGATAGAAATACTGCTCTTATAGTCAACTATGACTATGTTAGAGGAATTAAAATCTTCTCCCAACGAAATATTAATCCTATTGTTAGACCAATCCCCGGGTGA
- a CDS encoding DUF2911 domain-containing protein yields the protein MKNLFTRIAVLALVCTLSLTAFAKEKRKTVTFSNDVNVNGTVVKKGTYKVVYDDTTNEVSIFNDNKELLVKSSAKFVPQDKENNRTFLATKDQDNSRVLNAIGLEGEKQMIFIEQTSNELAKPQ from the coding sequence ATGAAAAATTTATTTACTCGTATTGCTGTGTTAGCACTTGTTTGCACCCTTTCTCTTACTGCTTTTGCTAAAGAAAAACGTAAAACCGTTACCTTCTCAAATGATGTTAATGTAAATGGTACTGTAGTTAAAAAAGGTACTTATAAAGTCGTTTATGACGACACCACTAATGAAGTAAGTATTTTTAATGATAATAAAGAGTTACTAGTTAAAAGCTCAGCCAAATTTGTTCCACAGGACAAAGAAAACAACCGCACATTTTTAGCTACTAAAGATCAAGATAATTCCAGAGTGCTTAATGCAATTGGTTTGGAAGGTGAAAAACAAATGATTTTCATTGAACAAACTAGCAACGAATTAGCTAAACCACAATAA
- a CDS encoding S46 family peptidase has protein sequence MYKAKFFQRIFALILLFTFFTSSLMVARADEGMWIFGNPPLKQLKEKYNFSPDQQWLDHARLSAVRFNNGSGAFVSANGLAITNHHIVRSTLAKLSTAERNILKTGFYAPTFADELKCPDLELNVLVGMENVTEKIGQVAKQASDAKGAEELRKAEIAKIEKESLEKTKLKSTVISLYEGGEYWLYQYKKYTDVRMVFAPEAQAAEFGGDFDNFTYPRYALDFSFVRVYENDKPAKIDHYYRWSTTGPKDNELIFVIGNPGSTDRLRTIAQIKYQRDVSNPFALKSLTRQRDKLVEYSALGQEQERRASDTISGLNNTLKRLNGQQEGLLTNKLMQQKIQEEQDLREKVAANPELKQLYGSAWDEMAAAYEKLSPMSKRIFYSSLSNSQLARLALTISQYVTEVKKPNGQRLPAFRDSNLESLKYQLLSPAPIYPDLEEVLLADRLQEIFEELGQDDPFVKATLNGRSPKDVAQQLISQTKLSDVNFRKSLLEGDLANLEKSGDPLLALALRIDPIIRELDKFARENFDGARVAAGEKVAKARFAVYGRRIAPDANFTLRFSYGVVKGHEVGTTLVPYKTTYGGLYDRAASFDNKAPFDLAPKLQANKSAVDLSVPMNFVYTADTIGGNSGSPVINQQGEIVGVNFDSNVHRFVSRYIYTEDRGRAMAVHSAGMLEALRKVYNAQALADELEGRK, from the coding sequence ATGTATAAAGCTAAATTTTTCCAACGAATTTTTGCCTTAATCTTACTTTTTACCTTTTTTACCAGTTCCTTAATGGTAGCGCGAGCCGATGAAGGAATGTGGATTTTTGGTAATCCTCCACTCAAACAATTAAAAGAAAAATATAATTTTTCACCTGATCAACAATGGTTAGATCATGCTAGGCTTTCAGCAGTACGTTTTAACAATGGCTCAGGTGCTTTTGTTTCTGCAAATGGACTAGCAATTACCAACCATCATATTGTTAGATCAACTTTAGCAAAACTTTCTACGGCTGAAAGAAATATTCTAAAAACAGGCTTTTATGCTCCTACTTTTGCAGATGAACTAAAATGTCCAGACCTTGAATTAAATGTTTTGGTTGGAATGGAAAATGTTACTGAAAAAATAGGCCAAGTAGCTAAACAGGCAAGTGACGCTAAAGGAGCAGAAGAACTACGTAAAGCAGAAATAGCCAAGATAGAAAAAGAGTCCCTTGAAAAAACTAAGCTAAAGTCTACAGTAATTTCACTTTATGAAGGTGGAGAATATTGGCTTTATCAATATAAAAAATATACTGATGTTCGTATGGTTTTTGCCCCTGAAGCACAAGCGGCTGAATTTGGTGGAGATTTTGATAATTTTACTTATCCACGTTATGCGCTAGATTTTTCTTTTGTTCGAGTTTATGAAAATGATAAACCTGCAAAAATCGACCATTATTACCGATGGAGTACAACCGGGCCAAAAGATAATGAGTTAATTTTTGTAATTGGAAACCCTGGCTCAACCGACCGACTCCGCACAATAGCACAGATTAAATATCAACGGGATGTTTCTAATCCCTTTGCACTAAAAAGCCTTACACGTCAACGAGATAAGCTAGTTGAATATTCTGCTTTAGGTCAAGAACAAGAGCGACGTGCATCAGATACAATTTCTGGGTTAAATAACACCTTAAAACGGCTAAACGGCCAACAAGAAGGTTTGTTAACCAATAAATTAATGCAGCAAAAAATCCAAGAAGAGCAAGATTTAAGGGAAAAAGTTGCTGCAAACCCTGAATTAAAACAGCTTTATGGGTCGGCTTGGGACGAAATGGCCGCAGCTTATGAAAAATTATCTCCAATGAGCAAGCGAATATTTTATTCTTCGCTCTCTAATTCACAGCTTGCTAGACTTGCATTAACTATTTCTCAATATGTTACAGAAGTAAAGAAACCTAATGGTCAACGCTTACCAGCTTTTAGAGATTCCAATCTTGAATCATTAAAATATCAACTTCTCTCACCTGCTCCAATTTATCCTGACCTTGAAGAAGTATTATTAGCCGACCGTTTGCAAGAAATTTTTGAAGAATTAGGACAAGATGACCCATTTGTTAAAGCTACCTTAAATGGTCGTTCTCCAAAAGATGTTGCACAACAGCTTATTAGTCAAACTAAGTTATCAGACGTAAACTTCCGTAAATCTTTATTAGAAGGAGATTTAGCAAATTTAGAAAAAAGTGGTGATCCATTACTCGCTTTAGCATTAAGGATTGACCCAATTATTAGGGAGCTAGATAAATTTGCTAGAGAAAATTTTGATGGTGCAAGAGTTGCAGCAGGCGAAAAAGTAGCTAAAGCGCGTTTTGCTGTTTATGGTCGTAGAATTGCGCCGGACGCTAATTTTACCTTACGTTTTAGTTATGGCGTAGTAAAAGGTCATGAAGTTGGAACAACACTTGTTCCTTATAAAACAACTTATGGTGGATTGTATGACCGTGCAGCTAGTTTTGATAATAAAGCACCATTTGATTTAGCTCCTAAACTTCAAGCTAATAAATCTGCTGTAGATTTAAGCGTCCCAATGAATTTTGTTTATACGGCTGACACCATTGGAGGTAATTCTGGAAGCCCTGTAATTAACCAACAAGGTGAAATTGTTGGAGTAAACTTTGATAGCAATGTTCACCGCTTTGTTTCCCGCTATATTTATACAGAAGATCGAGGTAGAGCTATGGCTGTTCATAGTGCTGGTATGTTAGAAGCCCTACGTAAAGTCTACAATGCTCAAGCTCTTGCCGATGAATTAGAAGGCCGAAAATAA
- a CDS encoding type III polyketide synthase, whose translation MLETLKDVVAKENKFLEQNKKFTPVLANFVPIILTPPLPQQNLLDTFAELAALANHSLEANEVKEKIYHYGVSPKTIQNRQVNILGYLQENKEFLNNISIDDIAIFDSPKTKPEGKNLAERMQFFGKIVDEILAKAYSFNALPPDDIIHVSCSGYLAPSPVEKLVSTRHWVNTTVTHSYHMGCYGSLPALRMATGFLAASQLGLSKAKSQIDIIHTEFLTLHLNLVNLTPRDILAMTLFGDGFIKYSLYPKEIFQIQNTYGLEILALKETIIPNTLAEMLWNLSSHNFEMILSKKIPFIIRDNILPFVESLMLEVGLDFAKDKEKILFAIHPGGPKIIEFIQRSLKLNPEQVAFSQEILSNFGNMSSATLPYIWEKTVASNEIPVGTLILSIAFGPGLTAAGAIMRKTIS comes from the coding sequence ATGCTAGAAACTTTAAAAGACGTTGTAGCAAAAGAAAATAAATTTCTTGAGCAAAATAAAAAATTTACCCCTGTTTTAGCTAATTTTGTTCCAATAATTCTTACCCCACCATTACCACAACAAAATCTACTAGATACTTTTGCTGAACTTGCTGCTTTAGCCAATCATTCACTTGAAGCAAATGAGGTAAAAGAAAAAATTTATCATTATGGAGTTTCACCAAAAACTATACAAAACCGTCAGGTAAATATACTTGGCTATTTACAAGAAAATAAAGAATTTCTTAATAATATAAGTATTGATGATATAGCAATTTTTGACAGCCCTAAAACTAAGCCTGAAGGAAAAAATTTAGCAGAAAGAATGCAGTTTTTTGGCAAAATAGTTGATGAAATATTGGCTAAAGCTTATTCATTTAACGCTTTACCACCAGATGATATTATTCATGTTAGCTGCTCAGGTTATCTTGCCCCTAGCCCAGTAGAAAAACTAGTTTCAACTCGTCATTGGGTCAATACTACAGTAACACATTCTTATCATATGGGTTGTTATGGTTCTTTGCCTGCTTTAAGAATGGCAACAGGCTTTTTAGCCGCCTCTCAGCTAGGTTTAAGCAAAGCTAAATCACAAATTGACATTATACATACAGAATTTTTAACACTACATCTTAACTTAGTAAATTTAACTCCAAGAGATATACTAGCAATGACACTTTTTGGAGATGGATTTATAAAATATTCGCTTTACCCAAAAGAAATTTTTCAGATACAAAACACTTATGGACTAGAAATTTTAGCTCTAAAAGAAACCATAATACCCAATACACTAGCAGAAATGCTTTGGAATCTTTCCAGCCATAATTTTGAAATGATACTTTCTAAAAAGATTCCATTTATTATTAGAGATAATATTTTGCCATTTGTAGAAAGCTTAATGTTAGAAGTAGGGCTTGATTTTGCTAAAGACAAAGAAAAAATTTTATTTGCTATTCATCCTGGCGGGCCAAAAATTATTGAATTTATTCAACGTAGCTTAAAACTTAATCCAGAACAGGTAGCGTTTAGTCAAGAAATTTTAAGTAATTTTGGGAATATGTCGTCAGCAACCTTACCCTATATTTGGGAAAAAACTGTTGCTAGCAATGAAATTCCTGTAGGTACATTAATATTAAGTATAGCTTTTGGCCCTGGTCTTACTGCGGCTGGGGCTATTATGAGAAAGACTATTTCCTAG
- a CDS encoding DUF433 domain-containing protein, with amino-acid sequence MGWREQIVIDPAISSGKPTFRSANILAMPLVESLLNGARIEEIKHQNPQLNQQEMEAIIEYARLQLLEREVPWQHQFALIVELFGLICFSFGYGLSLSTLLTYELLGFIAIIYAITWMSLKYQLLDYVGKISSFRVKPLILLAAGTIGFALRGFFPEPPFVAFLILGTALLSLSELSNQNRYLRWLSWGQNINLLLIASPILLLLIFILLRLTSGNTLGIYESLLLLVYSIFGGVITALTYRQFVNSNLTKTVKSMTVNNP; translated from the coding sequence ATGGGCTGGCGTGAGCAAATTGTTATAGATCCTGCTATTTCTAGTGGTAAGCCGACGTTTCGCAGTGCCAACATTTTAGCAATGCCGCTGGTAGAATCATTGCTAAATGGTGCAAGAATTGAAGAAATAAAACATCAAAATCCCCAGCTTAATCAACAAGAAATGGAAGCTATTATTGAATATGCTCGCTTACAACTGCTAGAAAGGGAAGTCCCTTGGCAACATCAATTTGCTTTAATTGTTGAATTATTTGGATTAATTTGTTTTTCTTTTGGCTATGGACTCTCACTTTCAACACTCTTAACTTATGAACTGCTTGGATTTATAGCGATTATTTATGCTATAACTTGGATGAGCTTAAAATATCAACTTTTAGATTATGTTGGAAAAATTAGCAGTTTTCGAGTTAAACCTTTGATTTTACTCGCTGCTGGAACAATTGGTTTTGCTTTAAGGGGATTTTTTCCTGAACCTCCTTTTGTTGCATTTTTAATACTTGGCACAGCACTTTTAAGCCTTTCTGAGCTATCTAATCAAAATCGTTATTTACGTTGGTTAAGCTGGGGACAAAATATAAACTTACTATTAATTGCTAGCCCAATACTACTACTACTTATATTTATTTTATTACGTTTAACTAGTGGTAATACGTTAGGTATATACGAAAGCTTACTTTTACTTGTCTATAGCATTTTTGGGGGAGTTATTACAGCTTTGACTTATAGGCAATTTGTTAACTCTAATTTAACAAAAACTGTTAAGTCTATGACAGTAAACAATCCTTAA
- a CDS encoding TIGR02594 family protein, with protein MVSSINSNSPNNNSNSSSSNTYTVKKGDTLSEIARDAGTSLSSVIKANPQIKNPNLIYPGQQINIPSVGGNTGNLSGLKVSQASMPQDSPVDMFRAPSGGGMLREGSRGPAVAEMQQQLKQLGFNPGPADGVFGSRTESAVKSFQQSRGITSDGVFGPQSRAAMSQPAVNTGSRPVMGNGGVDGVRDNASTDGSPSWLNIARGEIGTKEIAGSRDNQRIIEYHSTTGKFGDDEVPWCASFVNWTLKEAGIKGTGSAMARSFLNWGKPTEPKPGAVVVFSRGNNPSQGHVGFYLGTEGNMVKVLGGNQSDQVKVSYYPKSSVLGYRWPK; from the coding sequence ATGGTTAGCTCAATTAACAGTAACTCACCAAATAATAATTCAAATAGTTCAAGTTCTAATACCTATACAGTAAAAAAAGGTGACACTTTATCAGAAATCGCTAGAGATGCTGGAACCAGCCTTAGCTCAGTAATTAAAGCTAATCCTCAAATAAAAAATCCTAATCTAATCTATCCCGGCCAACAAATTAATATACCTTCAGTAGGTGGTAATACTGGCAATCTATCAGGCTTAAAAGTATCTCAAGCCTCTATGCCACAAGATAGCCCTGTAGATATGTTTCGCGCTCCAAGTGGCGGTGGAATGCTGCGCGAAGGTAGTCGCGGGCCCGCTGTAGCAGAAATGCAGCAACAATTAAAACAATTAGGTTTTAATCCTGGCCCGGCAGATGGTGTTTTTGGTTCTCGTACAGAATCCGCCGTTAAATCCTTCCAACAAAGCCGAGGTATTACATCAGACGGTGTTTTTGGCCCACAAAGTCGAGCAGCAATGTCTCAACCTGCGGTAAATACTGGCTCAAGACCTGTTATGGGTAATGGCGGTGTTGATGGTGTTAGAGACAACGCTAGCACTGATGGATCTCCTAGCTGGCTAAATATTGCTCGTGGTGAGATTGGAACAAAAGAAATTGCTGGTTCAAGAGACAATCAAAGAATCATTGAATATCACTCAACAACAGGTAAATTTGGTGATGATGAAGTTCCTTGGTGTGCTTCCTTTGTTAATTGGACACTCAAAGAAGCAGGCATCAAAGGCACAGGTAGTGCTATGGCTCGTTCATTCCTTAATTGGGGCAAGCCTACTGAACCAAAACCAGGTGCAGTAGTAGTATTTAGCCGAGGTAATAATCCTAGTCAAGGTCACGTAGGTTTTTACCTAGGCACAGAAGGAAATATGGTTAAAGTTTTAGGTGGTAATCAAAGCGACCAAGTTAAGGTTAGCTATTATCCTAAATCTAGTGTTTTAGGTTATCGCTGGCCTAAATAA
- a CDS encoding hydrolase, translating to MEKVGLLKRTETALLIIDLQEKLMPVIYNRTEIFSNVNKLILGAEILSVPIIITEQYSKGLGHTCSDVQLPDNPLIIEKMCFSSMLSSEVINKLQELKVKSLIIAGVEAHVCVLKTALDALSQGFEVHIVADAVSSRKVFDKETALERLRQVGSYIVTTEMMLFQLMDFAGTEEFKKISRLIK from the coding sequence ATGGAAAAAGTTGGATTATTAAAAAGAACAGAAACCGCCCTTTTAATCATTGATTTACAAGAAAAATTAATGCCTGTAATTTATAACCGTACAGAAATTTTTTCTAATGTAAATAAATTAATTTTAGGAGCAGAGATTTTATCTGTACCTATAATTATTACTGAGCAATATTCTAAGGGTCTTGGACATACTTGCTCAGATGTTCAATTACCTGATAATCCATTAATAATTGAAAAGATGTGCTTTAGCTCTATGTTATCTAGTGAAGTTATCAATAAATTACAAGAGTTAAAAGTAAAATCCTTGATAATTGCAGGTGTTGAAGCACATGTTTGTGTGCTAAAAACAGCTTTAGACGCACTTTCACAAGGTTTTGAAGTTCATATAGTTGCTGATGCGGTTTCTTCTCGTAAAGTTTTTGATAAAGAAACAGCTTTAGAAAGATTACGCCAAGTTGGTAGCTATATTGTTACAACAGAAATGATGCTTTTTCAATTAATGGACTTTGCTGGTACAGAGGAATTTAAGAAGATTAGCCGGTTAATCAAATAG